One window of Phycisphaeraceae bacterium genomic DNA carries:
- a CDS encoding GDP-L-fucose synthase → MANAPSVQTTPIDWANARVAITGGAGFLGRAVQERLRARGVKPGNVFIPRRKDFDLTDRADCARLYRTAFGQQKVDVMIHLAAEVGGIGANQANPGRYFFANMAMALHLIEEARLDAMSERGGKFIQVGTICAYPKFAPIPFKEDDLWNGYPEETNAPYGVAKKAAWQMLDAYKLQYGFRGAFVLPVNLYGPYDNFDLKSSHVIPALIRKCVEAQARGDKEIVCWGTGSASREFLYVDDAAEGICRAADVMNDPDPINLGASFEITIKDLVELIVKLTGFKGGIVWDSTKPDGQPRRKLSVEKAEKLLGWKSQVTFEEGLKKTIDWYRANPSR, encoded by the coding sequence ATGGCGAACGCCCCATCCGTACAAACCACTCCGATTGACTGGGCGAATGCCCGCGTGGCGATCACCGGCGGCGCCGGCTTTCTGGGGCGCGCGGTGCAGGAGCGGTTGAGGGCGCGGGGCGTCAAGCCGGGGAATGTTTTCATTCCAAGGCGGAAAGATTTCGACCTGACCGACCGCGCGGACTGCGCGCGGCTCTATCGCACGGCATTCGGCCAGCAGAAGGTGGACGTGATGATCCATCTCGCGGCAGAAGTCGGCGGCATCGGCGCGAACCAGGCGAACCCGGGGCGATATTTCTTTGCGAACATGGCGATGGCGCTGCACCTGATTGAAGAGGCTCGGCTGGACGCCATGAGCGAGCGGGGAGGCAAGTTCATCCAGGTCGGAACGATCTGCGCCTATCCGAAGTTTGCGCCGATCCCGTTCAAGGAAGATGACTTGTGGAACGGGTATCCGGAAGAAACCAACGCGCCGTACGGCGTCGCGAAGAAGGCGGCGTGGCAGATGCTCGACGCGTACAAGCTGCAGTACGGATTCCGCGGCGCGTTCGTCTTGCCGGTGAATCTGTACGGGCCGTACGACAACTTCGATCTCAAGAGCAGCCACGTGATTCCGGCGCTGATCAGAAAGTGCGTCGAAGCGCAGGCGCGGGGCGACAAGGAGATCGTGTGCTGGGGAACGGGGAGCGCGAGCCGCGAGTTTTTGTATGTGGATGACGCGGCGGAGGGGATCTGCCGCGCCGCGGATGTGATGAACGATCCGGACCCGATCAACCTCGGCGCGAGCTTTGAGATCACGATCAAGGATTTGGTGGAGTTGATCGTGAAGCTGACGGGCTTCAAGGGCGGGATCGTGTGGGATTCGACAAAGCCGGACGGTCAGCCCCGCCGGAAGCTGTCGGTGGAAAAAGCCGAAAAACTGCTTGGATGGAAGAGCCAGGTGACGTTTGAAGAGGGGCTGAAGAAGACAATCGACTGGTACCGGGCGAATCCGAGCCGGTGA
- a CDS encoding glycosyltransferase has product MHVVIFEPCPRGHRFTYVKHVISALAPLPVRISLATSPGAAQCETYPEQLAPLASRFEMVERYPEADPTGKLGFAWNTAASLARAAADLRPDHIIAPSSDGALEMLGARRLALLAPALARTELEAMVMGASWVYLDRGSMSRSARRWAKRRAWAALLGATSLKTLHIIDPLLMRSFRALTPSIAARTVLSPDPVEAIPHVGKAEARRRLGIEESGRLISCVGRLDERKGVDILIRAFLAASLSSDDRLLLVGTHMPEIRSLLEGEAADLVRSGRIISRDGYVSDEQMVLSIAAADLVGVTYRRHLGSASILIRAAAQGRPILSSDLGWPGETCRRFALGTACTVRDQDNVTRSLREALEASVQFTPHPAAKRFVKFHSIENAHACWAERLRRRLDIPTPVPPLTWDWVLETALPLPGGEPPP; this is encoded by the coding sequence ATGCACGTTGTCATCTTTGAGCCCTGCCCGAGAGGCCACCGCTTCACCTATGTGAAACACGTCATCAGCGCGCTCGCCCCGCTCCCGGTCAGGATCTCTCTCGCCACCAGCCCAGGCGCGGCCCAGTGCGAAACCTATCCGGAGCAGCTCGCGCCGCTCGCGTCCCGCTTCGAAATGGTCGAGCGCTACCCCGAAGCCGATCCGACGGGCAAGCTCGGCTTCGCCTGGAACACCGCCGCCTCGCTCGCCCGCGCCGCCGCGGATCTCAGGCCCGATCACATCATCGCGCCCTCGAGCGACGGCGCCCTCGAGATGCTCGGCGCTCGCAGGCTCGCGCTGCTCGCCCCCGCGCTCGCTCGAACCGAGCTCGAGGCGATGGTGATGGGCGCCTCCTGGGTCTATCTCGATCGCGGCTCAATGAGTCGCAGCGCCAGGCGCTGGGCCAAGCGCCGCGCCTGGGCCGCGCTCCTGGGCGCAACTTCGCTCAAGACGCTCCACATCATCGATCCCCTCCTCATGCGTTCGTTCCGCGCGCTCACCCCGAGCATCGCGGCTCGCACCGTTCTCTCGCCCGATCCCGTTGAGGCGATCCCGCACGTCGGAAAAGCCGAAGCGCGCCGCCGCCTCGGCATCGAAGAGTCGGGCCGGCTCATCTCCTGCGTCGGACGTCTCGATGAACGCAAGGGCGTCGACATCCTCATCCGCGCGTTCCTCGCCGCATCGCTCTCGAGCGACGATCGGCTCCTGCTCGTCGGCACGCACATGCCCGAAATCAGATCCCTCCTCGAAGGCGAGGCCGCCGACCTCGTCCGCTCCGGCCGCATCATCTCCCGCGACGGCTACGTCTCCGACGAGCAGATGGTCCTTTCCATCGCCGCGGCGGATCTCGTCGGCGTCACCTATCGGCGCCATCTCGGCTCCGCCAGCATCCTCATCCGCGCCGCCGCGCAGGGTCGGCCCATTCTTTCGTCCGATCTCGGCTGGCCCGGCGAAACATGCCGCCGCTTCGCGCTCGGAACCGCCTGCACCGTTCGCGACCAGGACAACGTCACACGCTCGCTGCGCGAGGCGCTCGAAGCGTCCGTTCAGTTCACGCCCCATCCGGCAGCCAAACGCTTCGTCAAATTCCACAGCATCGAAAACGCCCACGCCTGTTGGGCGGAGCGTTTGCGCCGGCGTCTCGATATCCCCACGCCCGTCCCGCCTCTTACCTGGGATTGGGTCCTGGAAACCGCGCTCCCGCTTCCCGGGGGCGAGCCCCCGCCCTGA
- a CDS encoding UDP-glucose/GDP-mannose dehydrogenase family protein — protein sequence MRLTMVGTGYVGLVTGVCFAGTGNDVTCFDVDARKIESLREGRCPIYEPGLEELLERNIKNGRLHFTTDPTEAYKDAEIIFICVGTPSDDAGHADLKYVLAAADDIAAAFSRFPGKPRTVVVKSTVPVGTTLKVRDRIRAAVPSAQFHVANNPEFLKEGDAINDFNKPDRVVVGVESDEAGALFRRLYDPFVRNGHPIFLMDILSSEMVKYASNNFLATKISFINEMANLCEAYGADIGKVREGMCADKRIGSQFLYPGLGYGGSCFPKDTLACIAMGQVAGVPVSVSQAVHDTNQRQRDRFFSRIESHFASTGDGSLKGKKLAFWGLAFKPRTDDVREAPALTLIAKALRAGASVTAFDPVAAETASAELGSAPRIVGDMYEAATDADALVICTDWDDFKSPDFDRLGAALKSRTIFDGRNLYRPDDMFARGFTYFSVGRQAKEHRAK from the coding sequence GTGCGACTAACGATGGTCGGAACTGGTTACGTCGGCCTCGTCACCGGTGTCTGCTTCGCCGGAACCGGTAACGACGTCACCTGCTTCGACGTGGACGCCCGGAAAATCGAATCCCTCCGCGAGGGACGCTGCCCGATCTACGAGCCCGGGCTCGAAGAACTCCTCGAACGCAACATCAAGAACGGTCGCCTCCACTTCACAACCGACCCGACCGAGGCGTACAAGGACGCGGAGATCATTTTCATCTGCGTGGGCACGCCCAGCGACGACGCCGGACACGCCGATCTCAAGTACGTCCTCGCCGCCGCCGACGATATCGCCGCCGCGTTTAGCCGCTTCCCCGGAAAACCGCGCACTGTTGTTGTGAAATCCACCGTTCCCGTCGGCACGACGCTCAAGGTTCGCGACCGCATCCGCGCCGCCGTGCCGTCCGCGCAGTTCCACGTCGCAAACAACCCCGAGTTCCTCAAGGAAGGCGACGCGATCAACGACTTCAACAAGCCCGATCGCGTGGTCGTCGGCGTCGAGTCCGACGAAGCCGGCGCGCTCTTCCGCCGCCTCTACGACCCCTTCGTCCGCAACGGCCACCCCATCTTCCTGATGGACATCCTTTCTTCCGAAATGGTCAAGTACGCCAGCAATAACTTCCTCGCCACGAAGATCTCCTTCATCAACGAGATGGCAAACCTCTGCGAGGCATACGGGGCCGACATCGGCAAGGTCCGCGAAGGGATGTGCGCCGATAAGCGCATCGGTTCTCAATTCCTCTACCCAGGCCTCGGTTACGGGGGCTCCTGCTTCCCCAAAGACACCCTCGCCTGCATCGCCATGGGCCAGGTCGCCGGCGTTCCCGTCTCCGTCAGCCAAGCCGTTCACGACACCAACCAGAGGCAACGCGACCGCTTCTTCTCGCGCATCGAATCGCATTTCGCATCGACGGGGGACGGCAGTCTGAAAGGCAAAAAGCTCGCCTTCTGGGGCCTCGCGTTCAAGCCCCGCACCGACGACGTGCGCGAGGCCCCCGCGCTCACGCTCATCGCCAAGGCGCTCCGCGCCGGCGCATCCGTCACCGCGTTCGACCCCGTCGCCGCCGAAACCGCAAGCGCCGAGCTCGGTTCCGCGCCGCGGATCGTCGGCGACATGTACGAGGCCGCGACGGACGCCGATGCGCTCGTCATCTGCACCGACTGGGACGATTTCAAAAGCCCCGATTTCGACCGCCTCGGTGCGGCACTCAAGTCCCGAACGATCTTCGACGGCCGCAATCTCTACCGGCCCGATGACATGTTCGCCCGTGGCTTCACCTATTTCAGCGTCGGTCGCCAAGCAAAGGAACATCGCGCGAAATGA
- a CDS encoding FkbM family methyltransferase, whose amino-acid sequence MSRSAHKILNKVLPRSGKEALRGAALQFIPTMRHLDMPTRMRHLATLGFNPAVIFDIGAARGEWARMAHEVFPESRIVSFEPNKREQPSLEKVKSEIPNFQYKLGFLGPKRDTVTYSDENTQTSLLSDTKSSGNATAEMYVLDELIASGEIPKPDFLKLDVQGFELEVLKGAENALKSGPALLLEVSFIDFLPHMPLIEDVMKFMSQHDYVWHDVMGLSRRPADDTLWQMDVFFLKRDHPMRR is encoded by the coding sequence ATGTCCAGGTCCGCCCACAAGATTCTCAACAAGGTTCTCCCGCGGTCGGGAAAGGAGGCGCTCCGCGGCGCCGCCCTCCAGTTCATCCCGACCATGCGCCATCTCGACATGCCGACCCGGATGCGTCACCTCGCAACGCTCGGATTCAACCCCGCCGTGATCTTCGATATCGGCGCCGCCCGGGGCGAGTGGGCCCGCATGGCCCACGAGGTTTTCCCCGAATCCCGGATCGTCTCGTTCGAGCCCAACAAGCGAGAACAGCCGAGCCTCGAAAAGGTCAAGAGCGAAATCCCCAACTTTCAGTACAAGCTCGGCTTCCTCGGCCCCAAGCGCGACACCGTCACTTACTCCGACGAAAACACGCAGACCTCTCTGCTCAGCGACACCAAATCCTCCGGCAACGCCACCGCCGAGATGTACGTCCTCGACGAACTGATCGCTTCGGGCGAGATCCCAAAGCCCGACTTCCTGAAGCTCGACGTGCAGGGTTTCGAACTCGAAGTGCTCAAGGGCGCCGAGAACGCTCTCAAGTCCGGGCCGGCGCTCCTGCTCGAAGTCAGTTTTATTGATTTCTTACCGCACATGCCGCTCATCGAAGACGTCATGAAATTCATGTCGCAGCACGATTACGTCTGGCACGATGTCATGGGCCTTTCCCGCCGGCCCGCCGACGACACCCTCTGGCAGATGGACGTGTTCTTCCTCAAGCGCGATCACCCGATGCGTCGGTGA
- a CDS encoding glycosyltransferase family 4 protein, with translation MTSTPATTPQQDAPTIRLCMFQPALPKYRLPVFRELSSRSGIKFRLFFSADEPVKNVEPEGFDGESIRSRTILKRPHLIWRQAQIDLVDLSRFDVIMGGWNTRYLSLVPMLLLAQRRGIPTVLWGHGYSKRESYSRRFLRDSTGNLATALVFYGATARNRFVERNGRPERAFVAANSLDQREVQAARDAWRAKPDELQKFKEQHGLLPGPVLLFVSRLSPENRTDMLLQAGAILRKTYPDLRIVIVGGGMEDANLRAVAKDCGIDDRTIFTGPIYEESELAPWFLSSDLFVYPRNVGLSLLHAMGYGLPVITTDYEPSWAPEVDALQPWINGMTYQDGSVDALAHIVGSVLSDRERLDRMKASAFRTATQEYSLTKMVDGMEAAIRYAFEHRPKR, from the coding sequence ATGACCTCCACTCCGGCGACAACTCCGCAGCAGGACGCCCCCACGATCCGCCTCTGCATGTTCCAGCCGGCGCTCCCCAAGTACCGCCTACCCGTCTTCCGCGAGCTCTCTTCCCGGTCCGGCATCAAGTTCCGCCTGTTCTTCTCCGCCGACGAACCGGTCAAGAACGTCGAGCCCGAGGGCTTCGACGGTGAATCGATCCGTTCCCGCACCATCCTCAAGCGGCCGCACCTGATCTGGCGTCAGGCCCAAATCGATCTCGTCGATCTTTCTCGTTTCGATGTGATCATGGGCGGCTGGAACACCCGCTATCTCAGCCTGGTTCCGATGCTTCTGCTCGCCCAAAGGCGCGGCATCCCCACCGTCCTCTGGGGTCACGGTTACTCCAAGCGAGAGTCCTATTCGCGTCGCTTCCTGCGCGACAGCACAGGAAATCTCGCCACCGCGCTCGTCTTCTACGGCGCCACCGCTCGCAACCGCTTCGTCGAACGAAACGGCCGCCCCGAACGCGCGTTCGTCGCCGCCAACTCGCTCGATCAGCGCGAGGTCCAGGCCGCACGCGACGCCTGGCGCGCAAAGCCCGACGAACTCCAGAAGTTCAAGGAGCAGCACGGCCTCCTCCCCGGCCCCGTTCTCCTTTTCGTCTCGCGCCTCAGCCCCGAAAACCGCACCGACATGCTCCTCCAGGCCGGCGCGATCCTTCGAAAAACCTACCCCGATCTCCGCATCGTGATCGTCGGCGGCGGAATGGAGGACGCCAACCTCCGCGCCGTCGCAAAAGACTGCGGCATCGACGACCGCACCATTTTCACCGGCCCCATCTACGAAGAATCAGAGCTCGCACCTTGGTTCCTCAGTTCCGATCTTTTTGTGTATCCGCGAAACGTCGGGCTCAGCCTTCTCCACGCGATGGGATACGGCCTGCCCGTGATCACGACCGACTACGAGCCATCGTGGGCGCCGGAGGTGGATGCGCTCCAGCCCTGGATCAATGGCATGACCTATCAGGACGGCTCGGTCGATGCCCTCGCCCACATCGTCGGTAGCGTGCTCTCCGACCGCGAACGGCTGGACCGTATGAAAGCAAGCGCCTTCCGCACCGCCACGCAGGAATACAGCCTGACAAAGATGGTGGACGGCATGGAAGCGGCCATCCGCTACGCATTCGAGCACCGGCCCAAACGCTAG